One genomic window of Eptesicus fuscus isolate TK198812 chromosome 6, DD_ASM_mEF_20220401, whole genome shotgun sequence includes the following:
- the CD14 gene encoding monocyte differentiation antigen CD14 produces the protein MVRAPCRLRRLLLLLLLPLLHVWATAPEPCEVDDDDFRCACNFTDPEPDWSSAYQCVSAVEVEIRGGGRSLKEFVKFADTNPKQYADVVKALRLRRLTVGAAQVPALLLFSLLRGLGSSRLNQLTLEDLEVIGPTPPPPLEATGPALSTLRLRNVSWPAGSAGLAQLQLWLKPGLKALNIAQAHSLAFSCADLRAFTSLTALDLSDNPGLDERGLTAALCRNKFPALQELALRNTGMQTPSGVCAALAAAGVQPHHLDLSHNSLRAAAADAPRCVWPSALSSLNLSFAGLEQVPVGLPAELSALDLSSNRLNREPRPDELPKVRDLTLAGNPFLDPKNSGVVTACEHSIQALGVSGTVVLLLGARSLA, from the exons ATG GTGCGTGCGCCCTGTCGGCtgcggcggctgctgctgctgctgctgctgccgctgcttcACGTCTGGGCGACCGCGCCAGAGCCCTGCGAGGTGGACGACGACGATTTCCGCTGCGCCTGCAACTTCACGGACCCGGAGCCCGACTGGTCCAGCGCCTACCAGTGTGTGAGTGCCGTGGAGGTGGAGATCCGTGGCGGTGGCCGCAGCCTCAAGGAGTTTGTCAAGTTCGCCGACACCAACCCGAAGCAGTACGCTGACGTGGTCAAGGCTCTGCGTTTGCGGCGACTCACGGTGGGCGCCGCACAGGTTCCTGCTctgcttctcttctccctcctccgtgGGCTTGGGTCCTCCCGCCTCAACCAACTAACCCTCGAGGACTTGGAAGTAATCGGCCcgacgccgccgccgcctctgGAAGCCACTGGACCTGCGCTCTCCACCCTCCGTCTCCGCAATGTGTCGTGGCCCGCAGGGAGCGCCGGGCTGGCACAGCTGCAGCTGTGGCTCAAGCCGGGCCTCAAAGCATTGAACATTGCGCAAGCACACTCGCTCGCCTTTTCCTGCGCGGACCTCCGCGCCTTCACCTCCCTCACCGCCCTAGACCTGTCTGACAATCCTGGACTGGACGAGCGCGGCCTGACCGCGGCTCTCTGTCGGAACAAGTTCCCGGCCCTCCAGGAGCTAGCGCTCCGCAACACGGGGATGCAGACGCCCAGCGGCGTGTGCGCGGCGCTGGCGGCGGCAGGTGTGCAACCGCACCACTTAGACCTCAGCCACAACTCGCTGCGCGCCGCGGCAGCCGACGCTCCCCGGTGCGTCTGGCCGAGCGCACTGAGCTCCCTCAACCTGTCCTTCGCTGGCCTGGAGCAGGTGCCTGTGGGACTGCCGGCCGAGCTCAGCGCGCTCGATCTCAGCTCCAACAGGCTGAACAGAGAGCCGCGGCCAGACGAGCTGCCCAAGGTGAGGGACCTGACACTGGCCGGGAATCCCTTTCTGGACCCGAAGAACTCTGGTGTGGTCACAGCCTGTGAGCATTCGATTCAGGCCCTGGGGGTGTCAGGAACTGTGGTGCTGCTTCTAGGGGCCAGGTCCTTGGCCTAA